DNA sequence from the Bradyrhizobium diazoefficiens genome:
AAGACATCCAGAGCGACAACACCATCGATTCCAGCAAGATCGCGCAGGCCCGCATCGCCTATGGCGGCCGCGGCCAGATCACGGACGTGCAGCAGCCGCGCTACGGCCAGCAAGTCATGGACGTGCTGTTGCCCTTCTAAGTCCTCCCGAGCTCCCACATCGTGTTCGCGAACCTAGGCGCGAACGACGATGTACAACGCGGCCCTCGCTAGCTCCCCTGGCGAGGGCCGCATGTATTTTGCGAAGGCGCAATTGGGGTCGCGAGTTAGGCCCGCACAATGAGAGCGCGCCGCCACCCCAACCTCCGTCATTGCGAGCGCAGTGAAGCAAATCCAGAATCCCTCCGTGGAAAGAGGCTGGATTTGCTTCGTCGCAAGGGCTCCTCGCAATGACGACGGAGAGTTTCTGTTCACGTAAACTCCGCCTCCACCACGCCCAGCCCGTCCAGCTCCATCCGCACCTTGTCGCCGGCCTTCAGCCACAGCGTCTTCACTAGGCTCCCTGTCAGCACGAGCTGTCCCGCGTGCAGGCCCTTGCCTTCGGCCGCGAGATGGTTGGCGAGCCAAGCGAGGGCGTTGTGGGGATGGCCGAGCACGTCGGCGCCGGCGCCGTGGCTGACCTCCTCGCCATTGACGAGGGCACGGCCCTTGACCGCGTTCAGGTCCGGCACCGACGAGCGCGGCACCGACCGTCCCAACACGCAGCCGGCGGCAAAGAAATCATCGGCGATCAGCGTCGGCGCGCCCATCGTCTCCCATTTCACATAGCGGTCGTCGACGATCTCGATCGCGGGATGGTAGGCCTCGACGGCCTCGCCGACCCATTCGGCGGTGAACGGCGCCTCGCCGGCGGCGAGGTCGCGCTTCAGGCGCACGGCGATCTCGCACTCGACGCCGACACGGACATAGTCGGAAGCCGCGAGCTTGACGCCGCTGTCGTGCACGCCCTTCTGGAACACGCCGCCGCCGCAGGGGTGCGGGATGCCGATATAGTCCTGCATCACCTGGCTGGTGCAGCCGATCTTGTAGCCGACCAGCGGCCCGACATGCCGCAGCAAGAGATCGTGCAGCGCGCGCTGGACTTGGTAGCCCTCGGCCTCATCATCAGGCGGAAGTTCCAGCGCCGCGAGCGGCGCATGGTTGCGGCGCGCCAGCGCGATCGCCTTTGCGGCTTCGAGAATTTTGTCCATCGGCGCCGCCTCCCACGCACCACAATCAAGAGCGGCAGTGGAGCATCCCCGCCCGGGCCTGACAAGCGCGTGCGGCTTGTGGCATCACGCCTTGACCACGCCGAGCCGGATCAGGCTCTCGGCCGTGGCGAGGATCGCCTCGTCGTTAGAACGGGGCTGCCAGCCCAGCACTGACTTCGCCTTGGCGCTGGTGGAATGCCTGACGCGTCCGAGCATCGGCACGACCGCCTGCAGCAAGGGAATCCGGCTCGCCGCGAGCCGCACCAGCCAGTCCGGGGCCTGGAGCCGTGGAACCCGGCGCGCCTGCGGTCCTAGTTCCCGCCGCAGCACCTTGCTGATGTCGAGGATCGACATTGTCTCGCCGGAGACTGCGATGAAGCGCTCGCCTTTCGCCTCCGGCGCGGTCATGACCCGCAAATGCAGGTCGGCGACATCGCGCACGTCAACCACGCCGAAATAGACCCGCGGCACCGCCGGCATGGCGCCGTCGAGCAGCGATTTGACGATCTCAATCGAGCCGGAGAAGTCCGGCCCCAACACCGGACCAAAAATGCCGGCAGGATTGACCACCGACAATTCAAGCCCGCCGCCCTCGCGCGCGACAAAATCCCAGGCCGCCCGCTCCGCCAGCGTCTTGGACTTGATGTAGGGCTGCACGTCGGCGCCATCGAGATTGGTCCATTCGGTCTCGTCGAACGGCCGGTCCCGCGGCGGATGGCCGTAACCGATCGCGCCCAGCGACGAGGTAATGACGACCCGCCTGACGCCGGCGTCCCGCGCGGCACGCAGCACCCGCAGCGTTCCGTCGCGCGCCGGAACGATCATCTCGTTCTCGTCCTTGGGAACACTGGTCGACAGCGGCGAGGCGACATGGAGCACGTAGTCACAACCAGCGACCGCCTCGCGCCAGCCCTCGTCCGCCGTGAGGTCGGCGGTGAAGAAGGACAGGCTTTCGGGCGATGCGGCGGAGCCCTCGCGCAGCATCGCCAGCACGTCGGGTTGCCGGTCAGGCCGGCGCACCGTGGCCCGCACTTCATGGCCGGCGGCCAGAAGTTGCAGGACAACATGGATGCCGACGAAGCCGGAGCCGCCGGTGACAAGAACAGTGCTCACTGCCAAATTCCCATCGCTGCGCAAATCGGCAAATTGGGTTCGCCGCCCTGCCCAAGGCCGCATCTGGTCACTCGGGCCCGCTGCCTGCGCTTAAGGAAATATTGAGTTGGTCCGGGCTTTATGGAGATGCGCGCCTTGCAGCGTCGCATGAAGCCTGATGCAAGCAACGCTTGATGCAGCTTGATCAGTGTCTCAGCATCCGAGTCGATCTCGTTGATGCGACTCGCAAAACCTCCCGCACTTGAAGTGAAAGCTTCTTCTCATGTGAACTCACGTGAGATTTCAGGAATCGACTCTACCTCATTGATCGCGAGTCGCTTTTCGCGATCACGCACGTGCGTCGAAGCACGCACCGGCAAGCGACAGGCAAAATGCCGATCATGGCGCGAAACGGCGCCTTGCGTCCAAAAACAAAGAGCCGCATCTCTGCGGCTCAGACTCTATTCGTCGCGATAGACCTTCTCGCGTTTCTCGTGGCGCTCCTGCGCTTCCACCGAGAGCGTTGCGATGGGCCGGGCCTCGAGCCGCTTCAACGAGATCGGCTCGCCGGTTTCCTCGCAATAGCCGTAGGTGTTGTCCTCGATGCGCTGGAGCGCGGCGTCGATCTTGGCGATCAACTTGCGCTGGCGATCGCGGGCGCGGAGTTCGATGGCACGGTCGGTTTCGGACGATGCCCGATCGGCGAGATCGGGGTGGTTCACGTTCTCCTCCTGCAAGGCTTGCAGGGTGAGCTTGGACTCTTTGAGGATCTCATCCTTCCAGGCGAGGAGCTTCAAACGGAAGTACTCCTTCTGCCGGTCGTTCATGAAAGGCTCTTTGTCGGTCGGTCGGTAATTTTTCAACTTTTCCAAGGGCGGCCTATCTTCTCAAGCAACGACTCGCGAACGGAACGGGGTCCGTTGAGCCGGGGCTTATATAGCTACCCCATGTGACAGACAATATTTCCTTAATGGCGCAGTTACCGCCCCCAAGCCCTTGCACAGGAAGGTTTATCCGGGAGAACCCGGGGGCGGGCAGCGGCCTAGTAAGCGACCGTGAAACGCTGCCGCAGATGGGCCGGCTTCTCGATCTCATCGGCGAGTGCGATGGCGTAGTCGGCGAAGCTGATCCAGCTCTTTCCGTTCGCATCTGCGAGAAGCTGATCGGTCCCGAGCCGGAACTTGGCGGTACGTTCGCCCTCGATGAACAGCGCGGAGGGCGAGAGGAAGGTCCAGTTCAGCTCCTTCTCCTGCCGCAGCAGGTCGAGAAAGACCCCACCCGCCTCGGCTTCGGCCTTGTATTGGGCCGGAAAACCGGGGGTTGTAACCAGTTTGACGCCGGGAGCGACCTCCAGGCTGCCGGCGCCGCCGACGACCAGATAGCGGCCCACCTTGGAGTCCCTGGCGGCCCCGATCAGCTTGTGCGGATCGCTCGCCAGGAAGTGCACTGAACTCACGGCAACGTCGTGCCCGGCCCAGAGTTTGGCCAAATCGGCTTGGTCGAGCACGTCCCCCTTGATCGGCGTCACGTTCGGCAGGGCCGCAATCTTCTCCGGGTTCCGGGCAATGCCGGTGATCGCATGGCCGCGGCGGGACAGTTCCTTGGTGATCTCCGAACCGGCCCGACCCGAGGCACCGGCAACTGCGATTTTCATGGAAGGCTCCTTTGCTTCTGTAGTAACCAATGGTGACTAGATATCGCAAAGAATGTTGGTGTTAAGAGAGCACCTTGTGCTTACCTGATTACCCAGGAGTAACTGGTGAGCGCAGGCAAAACGCGAGGAACCGAGATGAAACCCAATGTCTATGCAGCCGAATGTCCGACTCGCCAGATCCTCGATCGCGTCGGCGACAAATGGGCCGTGCTGATCCTGTTGCTGCTGCGCGAGGAGCCGATGCGCTTCAACCAGTTACGTCGCACGATCGAAGGCATCTCGCAGAAGATGCTGAGCCAGGTTCTCAAGTCGCTCGAACGCGACGGCCTGCTGAAGCGCCGCGCCATCGCAACCGTGCCGGTGACGGTCGAATATTCGATCACGCAGCTCGGCCTGACACTCGCCGCCGCGGTCGATCCGTTGCGCGATTGGGCCGAGGAGAATCTGAAAGACGTCCTCGCCGCCCAGCGCCACTACGACGCGCAGCAGAAGGAGGAAGCGGCCTAGCACGTGCGAATAACGCTTATAGGAGTCCCGACATCCTGAGGTGCGAGTGGCGCGATGCAAAGCATCGCGTCGGGAGCCTCGAAGGATGTGCGGCCGAGATGCCGCCGGGCCGTCGCCCTTCGAGGCTTACCCTGCTTTGCAGGGCGCGCACCTCAGGGTGACGGATAACGACTACGCCTGCCCGGCCTTCGCCAGCTCGACTTCGACGCGCAGCTCGATCTCCGACAGCACGGAATCGAGACCAGGGTCGCCGGAGGACGATTTCAGGTTCGCAGCCGCATCGCGCAGCCGCATGACGGTCGATCCGTCGAGATTACCGGACAAGAGTCCCATCTTGAGATCGTCAAGCACGTCGAGCGCGGTCTTGCCGCGGGCGACCGAGCGCTTGCGGCGCTCGACCGGATCTTCCTCGATACCTTGCAGCGCGAGCAGCCCGTCGATATTGGCGGTGGCTTTCGGTGCGGCAGCGCTCCGCGGCTCCTGCGCCGACGAGGTGTCCGGCAGCACGAAGCTGCCGGAGCTCGTTCGCCTGGCCTGGCTGGCCGGCGTCCCAAGCGTGGTGCCATTCGGTCCGTAGATGCGCATCGGAGCAATCCGGGTGATCGATGCGCCACATTCGCCGCTTTATGGTTAACGGTGCGTAAACGACCCGGCAAAATCTGCCGGGAGGCGGCAGTTTCGCTCCTCAAGGCGAATGTCGGTTAGCGCCGATCCGAAGAGATTTATTCAACCTATTCAATCGACTAACTCCTCTGCCCCGCGTTGGCACAGCGCTCGCAAGGAAAGCGTCGGACCAGCTCGTCATGGGAGTGTCGCAGGTGGTCCGTGATGTGAGGAGGCTCTTTGAGGAGCCTTGGGGAGCAGAGGATGCCAGGCGTTCGTTGGGCGAGGATTGTGAGCGGGGTTTTTGGAGTGGCCTGCGCCGCGCTGTCAGCGCTGTCGGCCCCGTCCGCAAGCGCGACCTCGCGCATCAAGGATCTCGCCAATA
Encoded proteins:
- a CDS encoding flagellar assembly protein FliX; protein product: MRIYGPNGTTLGTPASQARRTSSGSFVLPDTSSAQEPRSAAAPKATANIDGLLALQGIEEDPVERRKRSVARGKTALDVLDDLKMGLLSGNLDGSTVMRLRDAAANLKSSSGDPGLDSVLSEIELRVEVELAKAGQA
- a CDS encoding NAD(P)-dependent oxidoreductase, whose protein sequence is MKIAVAGASGRAGSEITKELSRRGHAITGIARNPEKIAALPNVTPIKGDVLDQADLAKLWAGHDVAVSSVHFLASDPHKLIGAARDSKVGRYLVVGGAGSLEVAPGVKLVTTPGFPAQYKAEAEAGGVFLDLLRQEKELNWTFLSPSALFIEGERTAKFRLGTDQLLADANGKSWISFADYAIALADEIEKPAHLRQRFTVAY
- a CDS encoding helix-turn-helix domain-containing protein, coding for MKPNVYAAECPTRQILDRVGDKWAVLILLLLREEPMRFNQLRRTIEGISQKMLSQVLKSLERDGLLKRRAIATVPVTVEYSITQLGLTLAAAVDPLRDWAEENLKDVLAAQRHYDAQQKEEAA
- a CDS encoding aldehyde reductase, translated to MSTVLVTGGSGFVGIHVVLQLLAAGHEVRATVRRPDRQPDVLAMLREGSAASPESLSFFTADLTADEGWREAVAGCDYVLHVASPLSTSVPKDENEMIVPARDGTLRVLRAARDAGVRRVVITSSLGAIGYGHPPRDRPFDETEWTNLDGADVQPYIKSKTLAERAAWDFVAREGGGLELSVVNPAGIFGPVLGPDFSGSIEIVKSLLDGAMPAVPRVYFGVVDVRDVADLHLRVMTAPEAKGERFIAVSGETMSILDISKVLRRELGPQARRVPRLQAPDWLVRLAASRIPLLQAVVPMLGRVRHSTSAKAKSVLGWQPRSNDEAILATAESLIRLGVVKA
- a CDS encoding fumarylacetoacetate hydrolase family protein produces the protein MDKILEAAKAIALARRNHAPLAALELPPDDEAEGYQVQRALHDLLLRHVGPLVGYKIGCTSQVMQDYIGIPHPCGGGVFQKGVHDSGVKLAASDYVRVGVECEIAVRLKRDLAAGEAPFTAEWVGEAVEAYHPAIEIVDDRYVKWETMGAPTLIADDFFAAGCVLGRSVPRSSVPDLNAVKGRALVNGEEVSHGAGADVLGHPHNALAWLANHLAAEGKGLHAGQLVLTGSLVKTLWLKAGDKVRMELDGLGVVEAEFT
- the dksA gene encoding RNA polymerase-binding protein DksA, whose protein sequence is MNDRQKEYFRLKLLAWKDEILKESKLTLQALQEENVNHPDLADRASSETDRAIELRARDRQRKLIAKIDAALQRIEDNTYGYCEETGEPISLKRLEARPIATLSVEAQERHEKREKVYRDE